The Halobellus sp. MBLA0158 genome has a window encoding:
- a CDS encoding DUF5789 family protein, with amino-acid sequence MTESIRLNRIGTVFSGLSFPLSPSRAARECGDVTVWLADGSVTVDEVLRDSHTDRFASSEDLELEFLSLLPRSAVGEPFQSDGDA; translated from the coding sequence ATGACAGAATCGATCAGACTCAACAGAATCGGCACGGTCTTCTCGGGGCTTTCCTTCCCGCTCTCGCCGTCGCGGGCGGCCCGCGAGTGCGGCGACGTGACCGTGTGGCTGGCCGACGGGTCGGTCACCGTCGACGAGGTGCTTCGGGACTCCCACACCGACCGCTTCGCCTCCAGCGAGGACCTCGAACTGGAGTTCCTGAGTCTGCTTCCCCGGTCGGCGGTCGGCGAGCCGTTCCAGTCCGACGGGGACGCGTAG
- a CDS encoding LysE family translocator: MALFPELPTFLAFCAAAVALILTPGPDTMYVLTRGIQSRAAGVRSALGISTGVLFHTAVATLGLAALLRAAPVAYRAVKYAGAVYLVYLGVQAIRNDEFGAGDAAAEPAAGSFRRGVLVNALNPKVALFFLAFLPGFAGAGPDSPVRMLLLGATYAALTAVYLGGVAVASGRVGALLSSSTTTARLSWLGGGAMIALGAALAVE, from the coding sequence ATGGCGCTCTTTCCCGAGCTCCCCACTTTCCTCGCGTTTTGCGCCGCCGCCGTCGCGCTCATCCTCACTCCGGGCCCCGACACGATGTACGTCCTCACCCGCGGGATCCAGAGCCGCGCCGCGGGCGTCCGCTCCGCGCTCGGCATCTCGACCGGCGTCCTCTTTCACACCGCGGTGGCGACGCTCGGGCTGGCGGCGCTCCTCCGCGCCGCGCCCGTCGCGTACCGCGCGGTGAAGTACGCCGGCGCGGTCTACCTCGTCTACCTCGGCGTGCAGGCGATCCGAAACGACGAATTCGGCGCCGGCGACGCCGCGGCCGAGCCGGCGGCCGGGAGCTTCCGCCGGGGCGTCCTCGTCAACGCCCTGAATCCGAAAGTGGCGCTGTTCTTCCTCGCGTTCCTCCCCGGATTCGCGGGCGCTGGCCCCGACTCCCCGGTTCGGATGCTGCTCCTCGGGGCGACGTACGCCGCGCTGACCGCCGTCTACCTCGGCGGCGTCGCGGTCGCGTCCGGCCGCGTCGGCGCGCTCTTGTCGTCGTCGACGACGACCGCCCGGCTCTCGTGGCTCGGCGGGGGCGCGATGATCGCGCTCGGCGCCGCGTTGGCGGTCGAGTGA
- the thpR gene encoding RNA 2',3'-cyclic phosphodiesterase: MRLFVSIDLPDRLADAVAAAQERFAGAEGLRFVDPEQAHLTLFFLGEVDPGRRDEIEAALDRAVNGAGVDPFELRVGGFGVFPAMDYISVVWAGVREDGGAAATTRLAAAVEDELTALGFEADDHDFTPHVTLARMDDARGKALVQDVVRDADPDLGAFTVEEIRLKESTLRDDGPEYETVASFPL, from the coding sequence ATGCGACTCTTCGTCAGCATCGACCTCCCGGACCGGCTGGCCGACGCGGTCGCGGCGGCCCAAGAGCGGTTCGCCGGCGCCGAGGGGCTCCGGTTCGTCGATCCCGAACAGGCGCACCTGACGCTCTTCTTCCTCGGCGAGGTCGACCCGGGGCGGCGCGACGAGATCGAGGCCGCGCTCGACCGCGCCGTCAACGGCGCCGGCGTCGATCCTTTCGAGCTCCGCGTCGGGGGCTTCGGCGTGTTCCCCGCGATGGACTACATCAGCGTCGTCTGGGCCGGCGTCCGCGAGGATGGGGGTGCCGCGGCGACGACTCGGCTGGCCGCCGCGGTCGAAGACGAGCTCACGGCGCTCGGCTTCGAGGCCGACGACCACGACTTCACGCCGCACGTGACGCTCGCGCGGATGGACGACGCGCGCGGGAAGGCGCTCGTCCAGGACGTCGTCCGCGACGCCGACCCCGACCTCGGCGCGTTCACCGTCGAGGAGATCCGACTGAAGGAGAGCACCCTCCGCGACGACGGGCCGGAGTACGAGACGGTCGCGTCGTTCCCGCTGTGA
- a CDS encoding 50S ribosomal protein L39e, translating into MSKKSKAKKKRLAKLERQNTRVPAWVMMKTDMEVTRNPKRRNWRRSDTDE; encoded by the coding sequence ATGAGCAAGAAGTCCAAGGCCAAGAAGAAGCGCCTGGCCAAGCTGGAGCGTCAGAACACGCGCGTTCCCGCCTGGGTGATGATGAAGACTGACATGGAAGTCACGCGCAACCCCAAGCGCCGCAACTGGCGGCGAAGTGACACGGACGAGTAA
- a CDS encoding translation initiation factor IF-6 — MLRASFAGSPYVGVFARATDHVLIVRSDADDDVVDAMTDELSVPAVATTVGGSGTVGALAVGNENGILVTSQATRREREAIESAAGVPVAELAGQINAVGNVVLANDYGAYVHPDLSDAAVETVEEVLEVPVERGNLADVQTVGTAAVATNEGALCHPKSREPELEALEEHLDVRADIGTVNYGAPLVGSGLVCNAAGYVAGEDTTGPELSRIEDALGYLE; from the coding sequence GTGCTCCGCGCCTCCTTCGCCGGGTCGCCGTACGTCGGCGTCTTCGCCCGCGCGACGGATCACGTCCTCATCGTCCGTTCGGACGCCGACGACGATGTCGTCGACGCGATGACCGACGAGCTCTCGGTCCCGGCAGTGGCCACCACGGTCGGCGGCTCCGGCACCGTCGGCGCGCTCGCGGTCGGCAACGAGAACGGGATCCTCGTGACGAGCCAGGCGACCCGGAGGGAGAGAGAGGCGATCGAGTCGGCGGCGGGCGTCCCCGTCGCCGAGCTCGCGGGGCAGATCAACGCGGTCGGCAACGTCGTCCTCGCGAACGACTACGGCGCGTACGTCCACCCCGACCTCTCGGACGCGGCCGTCGAGACCGTCGAGGAGGTCCTGGAGGTGCCCGTCGAGCGCGGGAACCTCGCGGACGTCCAGACCGTCGGGACCGCCGCCGTCGCGACAAACGAGGGCGCGCTCTGTCACCCCAAGTCCCGGGAGCCCGAACTGGAGGCCCTGGAGGAGCACCTCGACGTCCGCGCGGACATCGGGACGGTGAACTACGGCGCGCCGCTGGTCGGCTCGGGGCTCGTCTGCAACGCCGCCGGCTACGTCGCCGGCGAGGACACGACCGGCCCGGAGCTGAGCCGGATCGAGGACGCGCTCGGCTACCTGGAGTAG
- a CDS encoding DMT family transporter codes for MRRRTILAFLLVAAVWGTAFPVTKVALASIPPALLAAVRFDVAAALLFALAAWRGDRLRPAGAEWRPIAAGGVLLVGVHHALLFAGQLYVTSAVAAVLLGLIPVVTPALTRLTAARERLSPVSLVGVLLGFAGVVTIADPDPTALAGADLLGVGLVFASALAFALGAVLTHDAPTTMPTVAEQAWMMLVGAAVLHATSAALPWESLGDAVWTPAAVASLLYLAVVAGAGGFALYFWLLRRVGPIEVSLLEYVIPTFAALAGWLALGESLAPTTVAGFAVIFVGFVLVKRAAIRAELRRWRDRPGPDTAAD; via the coding sequence ATGCGTCGCCGCACGATCCTCGCGTTCCTCCTCGTGGCCGCGGTCTGGGGGACCGCCTTCCCCGTGACGAAGGTCGCCCTCGCGTCGATTCCGCCGGCGCTGCTCGCCGCGGTCCGCTTCGACGTCGCGGCCGCGCTCCTCTTCGCGCTCGCCGCCTGGCGCGGGGACCGCCTCCGACCCGCCGGCGCGGAGTGGCGCCCCATCGCCGCCGGCGGCGTCCTCCTCGTCGGCGTTCACCACGCGCTCCTGTTCGCCGGCCAGCTCTACGTCACGAGCGCCGTCGCCGCCGTCCTGCTCGGGTTGATCCCCGTCGTCACGCCCGCGCTGACCCGCCTCACCGCCGCCCGCGAGCGGCTCTCGCCCGTCTCCCTCGTCGGCGTCCTCCTCGGCTTCGCCGGCGTCGTCACGATCGCGGACCCCGATCCGACGGCGCTGGCGGGCGCGGACCTCCTCGGCGTGGGGCTCGTCTTCGCCTCCGCGCTCGCGTTCGCGCTCGGGGCGGTCCTCACCCACGACGCCCCCACGACGATGCCGACCGTCGCCGAGCAGGCCTGGATGATGCTCGTCGGCGCCGCGGTCCTCCACGCGACGAGCGCGGCCCTCCCCTGGGAGTCCCTCGGCGACGCGGTCTGGACGCCCGCCGCCGTCGCGTCGCTCCTCTACCTGGCGGTCGTCGCGGGCGCGGGCGGCTTCGCGCTGTACTTCTGGCTCCTCCGGCGCGTCGGGCCGATCGAGGTGAGCCTCCTCGAATACGTGATCCCGACGTTCGCCGCGCTCGCGGGCTGGCTCGCGCTCGGCGAGTCGCTCGCGCCGACGACTGTCGCCGGCTTCGCGGTCATCTTCGTGGGGTTCGTCCTGGTCAAGCGGGCGGCCATCCGCGCGGAACTGCGGCGGTGGCGCGACCGGCCCGGTCCCGATACCGCCGCCGACTGA
- the pfdA gene encoding prefoldin subunit alpha, translating into MMGGGQQQLQQLSQELQAIDEEIEELESQVEELQTEQTEIDEAIEAIGSLETGSTVQVPLGGGAYVRAEVQDIDEIIVGLGADFAAEQSADDAVEALETKRDALDDRIADVREDIAELESESDELEQQAQQMQQQMQQQQMQQMQQQSGDDE; encoded by the coding sequence ATGATGGGCGGCGGCCAGCAGCAACTCCAGCAGCTCTCCCAGGAACTGCAGGCGATCGACGAGGAGATCGAGGAACTGGAGTCCCAGGTCGAAGAGCTCCAGACCGAACAGACCGAGATCGACGAGGCGATCGAGGCGATCGGGTCGCTGGAGACGGGCTCGACCGTCCAGGTCCCCCTCGGCGGCGGCGCGTACGTCCGCGCGGAGGTCCAGGACATCGACGAGATCATCGTCGGCCTCGGCGCCGACTTCGCGGCCGAGCAGTCCGCCGACGACGCCGTCGAGGCGCTCGAAACCAAGCGCGACGCGCTCGACGACCGCATCGCGGACGTCCGCGAGGACATCGCCGAGCTCGAAAGCGAGAGCGACGAGCTCGAACAGCAGGCCCAGCAGATGCAACAGCAGATGCAGCAGCAGCAGATGCAGCAGATGCAGCAGCAGAGCGGCGACGACGAGTAA
- a CDS encoding magnesium transporter, translating into MSTEWTVRAISRAMLPVLLVLTLVEVGSGLVLGSFEAQLLEYPTLLALVPVTIGTAGNLGSILAARLSTAFHLGTLSFDPRDETLAGNAVATLALAVSIFPVVGIGAWGLTALASGVRLAPETVVAISLTSGIALAVLAVGVTLTVTYVAYRFRLDPDDVVIPIVTNTCDVLGVVVLFATVQLLL; encoded by the coding sequence GTGTCGACCGAGTGGACCGTCCGCGCGATCTCGCGGGCGATGCTGCCCGTGCTCCTCGTCCTGACGCTCGTCGAGGTCGGGAGCGGGCTCGTGCTCGGGAGCTTCGAGGCGCAGTTGCTCGAATACCCGACGCTGCTCGCGCTCGTGCCCGTCACGATCGGGACCGCCGGCAACCTCGGGAGCATCCTCGCGGCCCGGCTCTCGACGGCGTTCCACCTCGGGACGCTCTCGTTCGATCCGCGCGACGAGACCCTCGCCGGCAACGCGGTCGCGACGCTGGCGCTCGCGGTCTCGATCTTCCCCGTCGTCGGGATCGGCGCCTGGGGGCTCACCGCGCTGGCCAGCGGCGTCCGGCTGGCGCCCGAGACGGTCGTCGCCATCTCGCTGACCTCGGGGATCGCGCTGGCGGTCCTGGCGGTCGGCGTGACCCTGACGGTGACGTACGTCGCCTACCGCTTCCGGCTCGACCCCGACGACGTGGTGATCCCGATCGTGACGAACACCTGCGACGTGCTCGGCGTGGTGGTGCTGTTCGCGACGGTGCAGTTGCTGTTGTGA
- a CDS encoding RNA-binding domain-containing protein: MIYRVEARIVAPVRDTEVTDRVEDAVRNLFPNVEFEHRDKELVGATHSLERFSERLHEQEILDTARREFAKRADEEGFSFSLKKQAAFKGTINFAVGNPDELGDIEVHVTVHEPDVDSYIDHVAPPTEEGKPIDFDEGER, encoded by the coding sequence GTGATCTACCGCGTCGAGGCCCGCATCGTCGCCCCCGTGCGCGACACCGAGGTTACAGACCGCGTCGAGGACGCGGTGCGGAATCTGTTCCCGAACGTCGAGTTCGAACACCGAGACAAGGAGCTCGTCGGCGCGACCCACTCGCTGGAGCGCTTCTCCGAGCGGCTGCACGAACAGGAGATCCTCGACACCGCCCGGCGGGAGTTCGCAAAGCGCGCCGACGAGGAGGGCTTTTCCTTCTCGCTGAAGAAGCAGGCCGCGTTCAAGGGCACGATCAACTTCGCCGTCGGCAACCCCGACGAACTCGGCGACATCGAGGTCCACGTCACCGTCCACGAGCCCGACGTCGACTCGTACATCGACCACGTCGCGCCGCCGACCGAGGAAGGAAAACCGATCGACTTCGACGAGGGAGAGCGGTAA
- a CDS encoding nucleoside recognition protein has translation MQLPGALDAVWPVLVEVAPRVARIAVFIGIGVFLANVAVGFGLVEKIAAFSKYLTRPANLPDEVGTAIVTTAASTTAGYGMLADFRESGRLNDAETLIAVTMNTFFGFVQHIFTFYAPVLIPILGLEVGLLYVGARAAIALGITIAGVLAGAMLLSRGPAGDRPATAAVDGGVETPDDGSVPDHDIDDGDDEESPAAVVRTAAEKTWPKLKRIVPRLALVYVVVTLLVRTQDLRAVTGIAEPLTALLGLPGASLPVIAVFAFDTTAGAATIAPMIGGTFTPRTAVATMLLGGIVSFAVSTFKRSIPFQYGIWGPAFGSKVIVVNTALKVVFIAAALAVLLVPV, from the coding sequence GTGCAACTGCCGGGAGCCCTCGACGCCGTCTGGCCGGTGCTCGTCGAGGTAGCGCCGCGTGTCGCCCGCATCGCGGTGTTCATCGGAATCGGCGTCTTCCTCGCGAACGTCGCCGTCGGCTTCGGGCTCGTCGAGAAGATCGCGGCGTTCTCGAAGTACCTCACCCGGCCCGCGAACCTCCCCGACGAGGTCGGGACCGCGATCGTCACGACCGCGGCCTCGACGACCGCCGGCTACGGGATGCTCGCTGACTTCCGGGAGTCCGGGCGGCTGAACGACGCCGAGACGCTGATCGCGGTGACGATGAACACCTTCTTCGGCTTCGTCCAGCACATTTTCACGTTCTACGCTCCCGTGTTGATCCCGATCTTGGGCCTCGAAGTCGGCCTGCTCTACGTCGGCGCCCGCGCCGCGATCGCGCTCGGGATCACGATCGCGGGCGTCCTCGCCGGGGCGATGTTGCTCTCGCGCGGCCCCGCAGGCGACCGGCCCGCGACCGCGGCGGTCGACGGCGGCGTCGAGACGCCGGACGACGGCTCGGTTCCCGACCACGATATCGACGACGGCGACGACGAGGAGTCGCCCGCGGCGGTGGTCCGCACCGCGGCCGAGAAGACCTGGCCGAAGCTCAAGCGGATCGTCCCGCGGCTCGCGCTCGTCTACGTCGTCGTGACTCTCTTGGTCCGCACGCAGGACCTCCGCGCGGTCACGGGCATCGCCGAGCCGCTGACCGCACTGCTGGGGCTGCCGGGGGCGTCGCTGCCGGTGATCGCCGTGTTCGCGTTCGACACCACCGCCGGCGCGGCGACCATCGCGCCGATGATCGGCGGGACGTTCACGCCGCGGACCGCGGTCGCGACGATGCTTCTCGGCGGGATCGTCTCCTTCGCGGTCTCGACGTTCAAGCGCTCGATCCCGTTCCAGTACGGGATCTGGGGGCCGGCGTTCGGGTCGAAGGTGATCGTCGTCAACACGGCGCTGAAGGTCGTCTTCATCGCCGCGGCGCTGGCCGTGTTGCTCGTGCCGGTCTGA
- a CDS encoding GNAT family N-acetyltransferase gives MTDTGPNDPDPDFDSGADPETEIDVDAGTDPEIETDTAIDTECRYWDPSECTGTAMCPPRCPRFVDGEAVPLLVRPYEEADFDALVEMYEDIDATNRTMGLPPGSRTKIEEWLIRLTDEGWNLVAADDGRIAGHVGVVPAGTDEPQFVIFVHDDYQNRGVGSELIRHLIAYAEDRGHDALRLDVAKGNRRAISVYRNVDFEVTERTQSNLSMHLSLDEPIAEEVQRPPADR, from the coding sequence ATGACCGACACCGGCCCCAACGACCCCGACCCCGACTTCGACTCCGGCGCTGACCCTGAGACCGAGATCGACGTCGATGCCGGAACTGATCCCGAGATCGAGACCGACACCGCGATCGACACCGAGTGTCGCTACTGGGATCCGTCGGAGTGTACCGGGACGGCGATGTGTCCGCCGCGGTGCCCCCGCTTCGTCGACGGCGAGGCGGTCCCGCTGCTCGTGCGGCCCTACGAGGAGGCCGACTTCGACGCGCTCGTGGAGATGTACGAAGACATCGACGCGACGAACCGGACGATGGGGCTGCCGCCGGGGAGTCGGACCAAGATCGAGGAGTGGCTGATCAGGCTCACCGATGAGGGCTGGAATCTGGTCGCCGCCGACGACGGCCGGATCGCCGGCCACGTCGGCGTCGTCCCGGCCGGGACCGACGAGCCCCAGTTCGTGATCTTCGTCCACGACGACTACCAGAACCGCGGGGTCGGCTCCGAACTGATCCGGCACCTCATCGCGTACGCCGAGGACCGGGGCCACGACGCGCTCCGGCTCGACGTCGCCAAGGGGAACCGCCGCGCCATCTCCGTCTACCGCAACGTCGACTTCGAGGTCACAGAGCGGACCCAGTCGAACCTCTCGATGCACCTCTCGCTGGACGAACCGATCGCCGAGGAGGTCCAGCGGCCGCCCGCCGACCGGTGA
- a CDS encoding signal recognition particle protein Srp54, producing MVLDNLGSSLRSSLDKLQGKSRLDEEDVEEIVKEIQRSLLSADVEVDLVMDLSSSIEERALEEEPPGGTSARDHVLKIVYEELVDLVGESTDLPLESQTILLAGLQGSGKTTSAAKMAWWFSKKGLRPAVIQTDTFRPGAYDQAKQMCERAEVSFYGDPDESDPVTIAREGLEATEEADVHIVDTAGRHALEDDLIDEIEEIESVVDPDRSLLVLDAAIGQGAKEQAREFDSSIGIDGVVVTKLDGTAKGGGALTAVNETGSSIAFLGTGETVQDIERFEPNGFISRLLGMGDLKQLSERVERAMAETQEEDDDWDPEDIMEGSFTLKDMQKQMEAMNRMGPLDQVLDMIPGLGGGFKDQLPDDAMDVTQDRMRAFDVIMDSMTDDELENPRSIGASRVRRIAQGSGKDEETVRELLEQHKMMEQTIQQFQGMGDGDMQRMMKKLQNQGGGGGMGGLGGGGGGLGPFGD from the coding sequence ATGGTACTCGATAATCTCGGGAGTTCCCTGCGCTCCAGTCTGGATAAACTGCAGGGGAAGTCCCGCCTCGACGAGGAGGACGTCGAGGAGATCGTCAAGGAGATCCAGCGCTCGCTGCTCTCTGCGGACGTCGAAGTCGATCTCGTGATGGACCTGTCCTCGTCGATCGAAGAGCGGGCGCTCGAAGAAGAGCCCCCGGGCGGGACGTCGGCGCGGGACCACGTCCTCAAGATCGTCTACGAGGAGCTCGTCGACCTCGTCGGCGAGTCGACGGATCTCCCCCTGGAGTCGCAGACGATCCTGCTCGCCGGCCTCCAGGGGTCCGGCAAGACCACGAGCGCCGCCAAGATGGCGTGGTGGTTCTCGAAGAAGGGGCTCCGCCCCGCGGTCATCCAGACCGACACCTTCCGGCCCGGCGCCTACGACCAGGCCAAGCAGATGTGCGAGCGCGCCGAGGTGTCGTTCTACGGCGACCCCGACGAGTCGGACCCGGTGACGATCGCCCGCGAGGGCCTCGAAGCGACGGAGGAGGCGGACGTCCACATCGTCGACACCGCCGGCCGCCACGCGCTCGAAGACGACCTCATCGACGAGATCGAAGAGATCGAGTCGGTCGTCGACCCCGACCGCTCGCTCCTCGTCCTGGACGCCGCGATCGGCCAAGGCGCCAAGGAACAGGCCCGCGAGTTCGACTCCTCGATCGGCATCGACGGGGTCGTCGTCACCAAACTCGACGGGACCGCGAAGGGCGGCGGCGCGCTGACCGCCGTCAACGAGACCGGCTCCTCGATCGCCTTCCTCGGGACCGGCGAGACCGTCCAGGACATCGAGCGCTTCGAGCCCAACGGCTTCATCTCCCGGCTCCTGGGGATGGGCGACCTCAAGCAGCTCTCCGAGCGCGTCGAGCGCGCGATGGCCGAGACCCAGGAGGAAGACGACGACTGGGACCCCGAGGATATCATGGAGGGGTCGTTCACCCTCAAGGATATGCAAAAGCAGATGGAGGCGATGAACCGGATGGGGCCCCTGGACCAGGTGCTCGACATGATCCCCGGACTGGGCGGCGGCTTCAAGGACCAGCTCCCGGACGACGCGATGGACGTCACCCAGGACCGGATGCGCGCTTTCGACGTCATCATGGACTCGATGACCGACGACGAACTGGAGAACCCGCGCTCGATCGGCGCCTCCCGCGTCCGCCGGATCGCCCAGGGGTCGGGCAAGGACGAAGAGACCGTCCGGGAACTGCTCGAACAGCACAAGATGATGGAACAGACCATCCAGCAGTTCCAGGGGATGGGCGACGGCGACATGCAGCGGATGATGAAGAAGCTCCAGAACCAGGGCGGCGGTGGCGGAATGGGCGGCCTCGGCGGCGGGGGCGGCGGCCTCGGCCCGTTCGGCGACTGA
- the ftsY gene encoding signal recognition particle-docking protein FtsY: MFDGLKNKLNSFREDVEETAEEKQAEADETAAAETAEADADVAADSGEATDADAAAAADTDADAETDSESEPTDGAGLASEEAAAALDEEREEDAGPGRLQRAAAFATGKVIIEEDDLEDPLWELEMALLESDVEMNVAEEILDTVREKMVGETRAQVQTTGELVEEALHDALYEVISVGQFDFDERVRSAEKPVTIVFTGVNGVGKTTSIAKLARYLEDRGLSVVMANGDTYRAGANEQIRKHADNLDQKLITHEQGGDPAAVLYDAVEYAEAHDVDVVLGDTAGRLHTSNDLMAQLEKIDRVVNPDMTLFVDEAVAGQDAVERAKKFNDAAEIDGAVLTKADADSNGGAAISIAYVTGKPILFLGTGQGYDDLERFDPERMVDRLVGEEP, encoded by the coding sequence ATGTTCGACGGACTGAAGAACAAACTCAACAGTTTCCGCGAGGACGTCGAGGAGACCGCCGAGGAGAAGCAGGCCGAGGCCGACGAGACCGCGGCCGCCGAGACGGCCGAGGCAGACGCGGACGTCGCGGCCGACAGCGGCGAGGCGACCGACGCCGACGCGGCGGCTGCGGCCGATACCGACGCCGACGCCGAGACGGACTCCGAGTCCGAACCGACCGACGGGGCGGGCCTCGCGTCCGAGGAGGCGGCCGCCGCGCTCGACGAAGAGCGCGAGGAGGACGCCGGTCCCGGTCGGCTCCAGCGCGCCGCCGCCTTCGCCACGGGGAAGGTCATCATCGAGGAAGACGACCTCGAAGACCCCCTCTGGGAGCTGGAGATGGCGCTCTTAGAGAGCGACGTCGAGATGAACGTCGCCGAGGAGATCCTCGACACCGTCCGCGAGAAGATGGTCGGCGAGACCCGCGCCCAGGTCCAGACGACGGGCGAGCTCGTCGAGGAGGCGCTCCACGACGCTCTCTACGAGGTAATCAGCGTCGGTCAGTTCGACTTCGACGAGCGGGTCCGGTCGGCCGAAAAGCCCGTGACCATCGTCTTCACCGGCGTCAACGGCGTCGGCAAGACCACGAGCATCGCGAAGCTCGCGCGCTACCTCGAAGACCGGGGGCTGTCGGTCGTGATGGCGAACGGCGACACCTACCGCGCCGGCGCGAACGAGCAGATCAGGAAGCACGCCGACAACCTCGATCAGAAGCTCATCACCCACGAGCAGGGCGGCGACCCCGCCGCGGTGCTGTACGACGCCGTCGAGTACGCCGAGGCCCACGACGTCGACGTCGTCCTCGGCGACACGGCCGGACGGCTCCACACCTCCAACGACCTGATGGCGCAGTTGGAGAAGATCGACCGCGTCGTCAACCCCGATATGACGCTGTTCGTCGACGAGGCGGTCGCGGGCCAGGACGCCGTCGAGCGCGCCAAGAAGTTCAACGACGCCGCCGAGATCGACGGCGCCGTCCTCACGAAGGCCGACGCCGACTCGAACGGCGGCGCGGCCATCTCCATCGCGTACGTCACCGGCAAGCCGATTCTCTTTCTGGGAACGGGCCAGGGCTACGACGACCTCGAACGGTTCGACCCCGAGCGGATGGTCGACCGCCTGGTGGGCGAGGAGCCGTAG
- the rpl18a gene encoding 50S ribosomal protein L18Ae: MSQYAVSGRFQSRDGFSEFNTVVDAPNEDVARERVYANIGSQHGLKRTQIEIDGVAEEATA, encoded by the coding sequence ATGAGTCAGTACGCAGTGAGCGGCCGGTTCCAGAGCCGCGACGGGTTCAGCGAGTTCAACACGGTCGTCGACGCGCCCAACGAGGACGTCGCTCGCGAGCGCGTCTACGCGAACATCGGGAGCCAGCACGGCCTGAAGCGGACCCAGATCGAGATCGACGGCGTCGCAGAGGAGGCCACAGCATGA
- a CDS encoding 50S ribosomal protein L31e, with amino-acid sequence MSASDFEERVITVPLRDVKAEPAHARAGKAMSLIREHLAQHFSVDEGAVRLDPSLNETVWARGDQKPPSKLRVRAARFDEDGESIVEAEPAE; translated from the coding sequence ATGAGCGCCAGCGACTTCGAGGAACGCGTCATCACGGTACCGCTCCGGGACGTCAAGGCCGAGCCCGCTCACGCACGCGCGGGCAAGGCGATGTCCCTGATCCGCGAGCACCTCGCACAGCACTTCTCGGTCGACGAGGGCGCCGTCCGCCTGGACCCCTCGCTCAACGAGACGGTGTGGGCCCGGGGGGACCAAAAGCCCCCGAGCAAGCTCCGGGTTCGCGCCGCCCGGTTCGACGAGGACGGCGAGTCCATCGTCGAGGCGGAGCCCGCCGAATAG
- a CDS encoding magnesium transporter, with translation MTVREAAREAYREALPALAASLVGGLIAGVVLSGMRAELRDVSGLLVLVPALLATRGNVYGSLGARISTALHQGLVEPRVRGGDERLRSAVAAALANGLLASAFAAVAVFAILTALGRPVASLPTLVAIALVAGLLSGVALSAVVVTAVFAGYRRGRDPDTLVGPLVTTTGDVFGVFFLLAAVRLVLRLAEVV, from the coding sequence ATGACCGTCCGGGAGGCCGCGCGAGAGGCGTATCGCGAGGCGCTCCCGGCGCTCGCCGCGAGCCTCGTCGGCGGGCTGATCGCGGGCGTCGTGCTCAGCGGGATGCGCGCCGAACTCCGCGACGTCTCCGGACTCTTGGTTCTGGTCCCGGCGCTCCTAGCCACCCGCGGGAACGTCTACGGCTCGCTCGGCGCGCGGATCTCGACGGCGCTCCACCAGGGCCTCGTCGAACCCCGGGTCCGCGGCGGCGACGAGCGGCTCCGGTCGGCGGTCGCGGCCGCGCTCGCGAACGGCCTGCTCGCGTCGGCGTTCGCCGCCGTCGCGGTCTTCGCGATCCTCACGGCGCTCGGCAGACCGGTCGCGTCGCTCCCGACGCTCGTCGCCATCGCGCTCGTCGCGGGGCTGCTCTCGGGCGTCGCGCTCTCGGCCGTCGTCGTCACCGCGGTCTTCGCCGGCTACCGCCGCGGCCGCGACCCCGACACGCTCGTGGGGCCGCTCGTGACGACCACCGGCGACGTCTTCGGCGTGTTCTTCCTGCTCGCGGCGGTCAGGCTGGTGCTCCGCCTCGCGGAGGTGGTCTGA